From a region of the Cenarchaeum symbiont of Oopsacas minuta genome:
- a CDS encoding tRNA intron endonuclease, with product MKGELVDNRIIIWSLADTNKLFSMGYYGKPVGIPKPKFGEIDSPLVLDLMEGLYLLGKKIISIYEEKKKQNYEEMLKICRNEYHEFDKKYAVYEYFRSKGYIINPGIKFGCDFAVYERGPGIDHAPYLVQVYSASDVITSTAVVLAGRLATTVRKQFILAIPKSKGGKYIVEMLALDWWKA from the coding sequence TTGAAAGGCGAACTAGTAGATAACAGAATTATAATATGGTCTTTGGCAGATACAAACAAACTCTTCTCGATGGGATACTATGGCAAACCAGTTGGAATTCCAAAACCAAAATTTGGTGAGATAGACTCTCCGCTAGTACTTGATCTTATGGAAGGTCTTTACCTTTTGGGTAAAAAGATCATATCAATATACGAGGAAAAGAAAAAACAAAACTATGAAGAAATGTTGAAAATTTGCAGAAATGAATATCATGAATTTGATAAAAAATATGCAGTGTACGAATATTTTAGATCGAAAGGATATATCATAAATCCTGGAATAAAATTTGGTTGTGATTTTGCAGTATATGAGCGAGGTCCAGGTATAGATCATGCACCATATTTGGTACAGGTTTATTCTGCAAGTGATGTTATAACGTCTACAGCAGTGGTTTTAGCAGGAAGACTTGCAACTACGGTACGTAAACAATTCATACTTGCAATACCAAAATCAAAAGGTGGAAAATATATAGTAGAAATGCTTGCACTAGATTGGTGGAAAGCTTAG
- a CDS encoding phosphate transport regulator, with product MYSGELEDQAKRKAIAMLQDEINRILYSARELAKLPDLISKKDKKGVKVCLEHISEIEEEVESLRRKITREVADVGGLILNRENLLNTAYTMDEVAGYITGISFKISNIKITTFKNTEFYDNVTVLINLVVDEIQKLNEIVRILNTDVTKAIEFAQETQNIEREIDTKYRIATIKALEEITNTKEILLVKDVIDAIEEMADKCQKVSDTFIMLALSL from the coding sequence ATGTATAGTGGCGAATTGGAGGATCAGGCAAAACGTAAAGCCATCGCAATGCTACAGGATGAGATAAATCGTATACTCTATTCTGCACGTGAGTTGGCAAAACTACCAGATCTCATCAGTAAAAAAGACAAAAAAGGCGTCAAAGTATGCCTAGAGCACATATCTGAGATAGAGGAAGAAGTAGAAAGTCTTCGTAGAAAGATAACGCGCGAGGTTGCAGACGTTGGAGGGCTTATTTTAAACCGTGAGAATCTATTAAACACAGCATACACCATGGACGAGGTTGCAGGATACATTACAGGTATATCTTTCAAGATATCCAACATAAAGATCACGACATTCAAAAATACCGAATTTTATGACAATGTGACAGTTTTGATAAATTTGGTAGTAGATGAGATTCAGAAACTCAATGAGATTGTTCGCATACTCAACACTGACGTTACAAAAGCGATAGAATTCGCTCAAGAGACGCAGAATATAGAACGCGAGATTGACACAAAATATAGGATCGCCACGATAAAAGCTCTAGAAGAAATTACAAATACAAAAGAGATTTTACTTGTAAAGGATGTCATAGATGCCATAGAAGAGATGGCTGACAAGTGTCAAAAGGTTTCAGACACATTTATCATGTTGGCGCTGAGCCTTTGA
- a CDS encoding ATP-dependent DNA ligase, producing MNFSILAGIFEKMENTTKRLELTDHLVELFNNTPPDLISKIIYLIQGKLRPDYEGVEIGIAEKLAVRAVSKSSGIQVAEIEDVFRDDGDLGAAASKILSRRKQTTFVAQVITVERVYDTLYKIAKLQGSNSQERKIKYISSLLNDANPTEARFMIKLLLGTLRLGIAENTVMDGLALAFTGNKKNRQIIEDAYNVSSDLGEIANTVCTGGVKALCEFNISVFRPIRPMLADRVKSEAEAVEKMGDGFAAEYKLDGERVQIHTKDGQVQIFSRSLENVTKFYPDIKEDICSNLKCSNAILEAEAVAINPATGNFLPFQELMHRRKKHGIKKAVAEYPISVNFFDALYVNGHSYLDSGYVQRRAILEKTVKEGNFAKCIMAITVNFENDIVEFMEDSINSGAEGLMLKMPNSPYMAGARGNHWLKLKREYRNELGDSLDLVVIGAYFGKGRRTGRYGTLLLATYDDNDDSFSSICKVGTGFTDEHLDQLYQILSGSAASKKDTRVKSDMVADVWFPPELVIEVVASEITLSPIHKTAFGVFKKDTGLALRFPKFTGRIRSDKLPEAASTWEEVVSLYKAQNKSKS from the coding sequence ATGAACTTTTCTATTTTGGCGGGAATTTTTGAAAAGATGGAAAATACTACAAAGAGATTAGAACTCACAGATCATCTAGTTGAATTGTTCAATAACACGCCTCCAGATCTCATATCAAAGATTATTTATCTTATACAAGGTAAACTACGTCCAGATTACGAAGGAGTTGAGATCGGGATAGCAGAAAAGCTTGCCGTACGTGCAGTTTCAAAATCCTCTGGAATTCAAGTTGCAGAGATAGAAGATGTATTTAGAGATGATGGAGATCTAGGAGCAGCTGCATCAAAGATTCTAAGTCGTAGAAAGCAGACCACATTTGTGGCACAAGTGATAACCGTAGAGCGTGTATACGATACACTTTACAAAATTGCAAAGTTGCAAGGATCAAACTCGCAGGAGAGAAAAATAAAATACATATCAAGTCTGCTAAACGATGCAAATCCAACAGAAGCAAGATTTATGATAAAATTACTTCTTGGTACTCTTAGGCTCGGCATAGCTGAAAACACCGTAATGGACGGACTTGCACTAGCTTTTACAGGCAATAAAAAAAACCGTCAAATAATTGAAGATGCGTACAATGTATCTAGTGATTTAGGAGAGATTGCAAATACTGTCTGTACTGGAGGGGTAAAGGCATTATGTGAATTCAATATTTCTGTTTTTAGACCCATACGTCCAATGCTAGCAGATCGTGTAAAATCCGAAGCAGAAGCTGTAGAAAAAATGGGCGATGGTTTTGCAGCAGAATACAAGCTAGACGGTGAACGTGTTCAGATACATACCAAAGACGGACAAGTTCAAATATTTTCAAGAAGTCTTGAAAATGTGACAAAGTTTTATCCTGACATTAAAGAAGATATTTGTTCCAATCTAAAATGTTCCAATGCAATACTTGAAGCAGAAGCTGTAGCCATAAATCCTGCCACCGGAAATTTTCTTCCATTTCAAGAATTGATGCATCGTAGAAAAAAACATGGAATTAAAAAAGCTGTAGCAGAGTATCCCATATCAGTAAATTTTTTTGATGCATTATATGTAAATGGTCACAGTTATCTTGACTCTGGATATGTGCAGAGGAGAGCAATACTAGAAAAAACAGTCAAAGAGGGAAATTTTGCAAAATGTATTATGGCCATTACCGTAAATTTTGAAAATGATATTGTGGAATTTATGGAAGATAGTATAAATTCTGGTGCTGAAGGTCTCATGCTAAAAATGCCAAATTCCCCATACATGGCAGGAGCTCGTGGCAACCATTGGTTAAAGCTAAAGCGAGAGTATCGCAATGAGCTCGGCGACAGCCTCGATTTAGTTGTAATAGGGGCATATTTTGGTAAAGGGAGACGAACAGGCAGATATGGAACTTTACTGTTGGCAACCTATGATGATAACGATGATTCTTTTTCAAGCATATGCAAAGTTGGTACAGGCTTTACTGATGAACACCTTGATCAGTTGTATCAGATTCTCTCAGGTTCGGCAGCATCTAAAAAAGACACTAGAGTTAAGAGCGATATGGTTGCAGATGTATGGTTTCCTCCAGAACTTGTCATAGAGGTGGTGGCATCAGAGATCACTCTCAGTCCGATTCACAAGACAGCCTTTGGGGTTTTCAAAAAAGATACTGGTCTTGCATTGAGATTTCCAAAGTTTACCGGTAGAATAAGATCCGACAAGTTACCTGAGGCAGCTTCCACATGGGAAGAAGTGGTATCTTTGTACAAAGCACAAAACAAGTCAAAAAGTTGA
- a CDS encoding putative membrane protein, translated as MGMYRVFAAKTYIVMAVAVITFSQFIAELFWRIIPTTLYGFFKDIGGVIILASIFIFAFAWFLKARPHNRPKEYFIVIFDVYGQESSIEGMRINFRTHDVAWSYMKQYKKAYPLYNFAMVADGGTTEKKTIFKYI; from the coding sequence ATGGGCATGTACAGGGTTTTTGCTGCTAAAACGTATATTGTGATGGCCGTAGCAGTGATTACATTTTCACAATTTATAGCAGAACTTTTTTGGCGCATAATACCTACAACATTATATGGATTTTTCAAAGATATTGGTGGAGTCATAATACTTGCGTCAATATTCATATTTGCATTTGCATGGTTTTTGAAAGCAAGGCCACACAACAGACCAAAGGAATATTTCATAGTGATCTTTGATGTATATGGTCAAGAATCATCAATAGAGGGCATGCGTATCAATTTTAGAACACATGATGTAGCATGGAGTTATATGAAACAATACAAAAAAGCATATCCGTTGTATAATTTTGCAATGGTGGCAGATGGAGGTACAACGGAGAAGAAAACTATATTCAAATACATCTAA
- a CDS encoding Fructose-1,6-bisphosphatase, translating to MKVTVSAIKADVGGIGGHTRPSDGLINAVKNTVAGAGDMLHDHYIGYCGDDIHIIMSHTLGTDNDKVHGLAWNAFEAATKVAKSEGLYGAGQDLLKDSFSGNVKGMGPGVAELEFEERPNEAFTVFAADKTEPGAFNYPLYRLFVDSLSNTGLIVNKSLAEGVIINVMDVEEGKIARLQLWEDKPTIEAALMYPGRYVISTVETKKGEPIVSASTDRLHNIAGTYVGKDDPICIIRTQKNFPATEEAGSVFNNPHYVAGNTRGSHNMPLMPVKINTAASIDFCIPIIESLVFSMHNGKFTGPFDGFSTPDWDYIRELATKKALAMRSQGFIHPATLVPSELEYAEGYKARINILNDKMVSMKTDARDDQKKESYEDPD from the coding sequence ATGAAGGTGACAGTTTCTGCAATAAAGGCAGATGTTGGAGGCATCGGTGGGCACACTAGACCTAGTGATGGGCTCATAAATGCAGTAAAGAATACCGTGGCAGGAGCTGGAGATATGTTGCATGATCATTATATCGGGTACTGTGGAGATGACATACACATCATAATGTCACACACTTTAGGAACAGATAATGATAAAGTACATGGACTTGCATGGAATGCGTTTGAAGCGGCAACCAAAGTTGCAAAGAGTGAAGGGCTATACGGTGCTGGGCAAGATTTGTTAAAGGATTCATTTTCGGGCAACGTAAAAGGTATGGGTCCTGGTGTAGCAGAGCTGGAATTTGAAGAAAGACCCAACGAGGCATTTACTGTTTTTGCAGCAGATAAAACAGAACCTGGAGCGTTCAACTATCCGTTATACAGATTATTTGTAGATAGCCTGAGTAATACAGGATTAATTGTAAACAAATCGTTGGCAGAAGGTGTAATCATTAATGTAATGGACGTAGAAGAAGGAAAGATTGCTCGCCTACAGCTGTGGGAAGATAAACCCACAATAGAGGCTGCACTAATGTATCCAGGAAGATATGTGATCTCTACAGTAGAGACGAAGAAAGGAGAACCGATTGTATCTGCATCAACGGACAGACTTCACAATATTGCTGGCACCTATGTAGGTAAAGATGACCCCATATGCATTATACGCACACAGAAAAATTTTCCAGCAACCGAAGAAGCTGGTAGTGTTTTCAACAATCCTCACTATGTAGCTGGTAATACAAGAGGAAGTCACAATATGCCGTTAATGCCTGTAAAGATAAACACTGCTGCATCTATAGACTTTTGTATACCTATAATCGAGTCGTTGGTCTTTAGTATGCATAATGGAAAATTTACTGGTCCATTTGATGGTTTTTCAACTCCAGATTGGGACTATATCCGTGAGTTGGCAACTAAAAAAGCTCTTGCCATGAGGAGCCAAGGATTCATACATCCTGCAACCTTGGTGCCTTCTGAATTAGAGTATGCCGAAGGATACAAAGCAAGAATAAACATTCTAAATGACAAGATGGTTTCCATGAAGACAGATGCAAGAGACGATCAGAAAAAAGAATCATATGAAGATCCCGATTAG
- a CDS encoding Transposase, with product MQSGGSACMADSKYVKWGTHLTIQKSKSWKKQVKIKNKGKNGRRFVYSDKLFESLAIIKTYTGISYRACQGIAQNVLGSNAPDHTTIYRRINALKIKIPESPSDQLKDIYLAIDGSGIKPNERGEWIRDKWKIRRGFIKIHFLINVKTRKIVSFTVTTEEKTDSSQFSILLKAASKIAANKCNIVLYGDGAYDTNANFNRCQKLGIKPMIKVRSNSALHAGRYARNDAVREQLGGNKASCIYSK from the coding sequence GTGCAATCAGGAGGTTCTGCATGCATGGCCGATAGCAAATACGTCAAATGGGGCACGCATCTAACCATTCAAAAATCCAAATCTTGGAAAAAACAAGTAAAGATTAAAAATAAAGGAAAGAATGGAAGGCGATTTGTGTATTCTGATAAACTATTTGAGAGTCTTGCAATAATCAAAACATACACGGGTATCTCATATAGAGCATGTCAAGGAATTGCACAGAATGTTCTAGGTTCAAATGCTCCAGATCATACCACAATATACCGCAGAATAAATGCACTAAAAATAAAGATACCTGAAAGTCCATCTGATCAGTTAAAAGATATCTATCTTGCAATAGATGGTAGTGGCATAAAACCAAATGAGCGTGGTGAATGGATACGTGACAAATGGAAGATACGCCGTGGATTTATCAAGATACACTTTCTCATAAATGTTAAAACTCGAAAAATTGTCTCTTTTACAGTCACCACAGAGGAAAAAACAGACAGCTCGCAATTCTCTATCTTGTTAAAGGCAGCATCCAAGATAGCTGCGAACAAATGCAATATCGTATTGTATGGAGATGGTGCGTATGATACAAATGCCAATTTTAACCGCTGCCAAAAGCTTGGCATTAAGCCTATGATAAAGGTTCGATCAAATTCTGCACTTCATGCTGGTCGTTATGCACGTAACGATGCGGTTCGTGAGCAGCTTGGAGGAAATAAAGCATCTTGCATTTACTCCAAATGA